A single window of Zea mays cultivar B73 chromosome 10, Zm-B73-REFERENCE-NAM-5.0, whole genome shotgun sequence DNA harbors:
- the LOC103641956 gene encoding cytochrome P450 87A3 isoform X2, translated as MPGKTLLFYPVILASFSTATEKGRCPWTGFLWEDFISIISTSSFQLHCKFQQIVEEGKLFESWYPDTFTEIFGRDNVGSLHGFMYKYLKTLVLRLYGQENLKAVLLAETDAACRGSLASWAAQPSVELKEGLSTMIFDLTAKKLIGYEPSKSSESLRKNFVAFIRGLISFPVNIPGTAYHECMEGRKNAMKVLKGMMKERMADPERRCEDFFDHVIQELRREKPLLTETIALDLMFVLLFASFETTALALTLGVKLLTDSPKVVDALREEHDAIAKNRNDPDAPVTWAEYRSMTFTNQVIMEMVRLANIVPGIFRKALQDVEIKGYTIPAGWGVMVCPPAVHLNPDIYEDPLAFNPWRWQGKPEITGGTKHFMAFGGGLRFCVGTDLSRVLMATFIHHLVTKYSWRTVKGGNVVRTPGLGFPDGFHIQLFPRN; from the exons ATGCCGGGCAAGACTTTGCTGTTCTACCCTGTAATCCTAGCCAGCTTCTCGACAGCCACAGAGAAAGGAAGGTGTCCTTGGACTG GGTTTCTTTGGGAGGACTTTATTTCAATAATTTCAACTTCGAGTTTTCAGCTTCACTGTAAGTTTCAACAAATTGTTGAG GAGGGGAAGCTGTTCGAGAGCTGGTACCCGGACACCTTCACCGAGATCTTCGGCCGCGACAACGTCGGCTCCCTGCACGGATTCATGTACAAGTACCTCAAGACCCTGGTGCTCCGCCTCTACGGCCAGGAGAACCTCAAGGCGGTGCTCCTCGCCGAGACGGACGCCGCCTGCCGCGGCAGCCTCGCCTCGTGGGCGGCGCAGCCCAGCGTCGAGCTCAAGGAAGGCCTCTCCACA ATGATATTTGATCTTACCGCCAAGAAGCTGATCGGCTACGAGCCGTCCAAGTCGTCCGAGAGCCTGAGGAAGAACTTCGTGGCGTTCATTCGCGGGCTGATTTCTTTCCCCGTCAACATCCCCGGCACGGCCTACCATGAATGCATGGAG GGGCGGAAGAACGCGATGAAGGTGCTCAAGGGCATGATGAAGGAGCGGATGGCGGATCCCGAGCGGCGTTGCGAGGACTTCTTCGACCACGTGATCCAGGAGCTCCGCAGGGAGAAGCCGCTCCTGACGGAGACCATCGCGCTGGACCTCATGTTCGTGCTCCTCTTCGCCAGCTTCGAGACCACGGCGCTGGCGCTCACCCTCGGCGTCAAGCTCCTCACCGACAGCCCCAAAGTCGTCGACGCGTTGAGG GAGGAGCACGACGCGATCGCCAAGAACAGGAACGACCCGGATGCGCCCGTCACGTGGGCCGAGTACAGATCGATGACCTTCACGAATCAG GTCATCATGGAGATGGTGAGGCTCGCAAACATCGTGCCGGGGATATTTCGGAAGGCCCTGCAAGACGTTGAGATCAAAG GCTACACGATCCCGGCGGGGTGGGGTGTCATGGTGTGCCCACCGGCGGTGCACTTGAACCCTGACATCTACGAAGACCCGTTGGCGTTCAACCCATGGAGGTGGCAG GGAAAACCTGAAATTACCGGTGGAACGAAGCATTTCATGGCGTTTGGAGGTGGGCTACGATTCTGCGTCGGGACTGACCTTAGCAGGGTCTTGATGGCAACATTCATCCACCACTTGGTTACAAAGTACAG TTGGAGGACGGTAAAAGGAGGGAACGTGGTCCGGACCCCCGGTCTCGGCTTTCCTGATGGCTTCCACATCCAACTCTTCCCCAGAAATTGA
- the LOC103641956 gene encoding cytochrome P450 87A3 isoform X1: MQPYLQLASACLAATTTTTLSGNLLVTSEAMAPMAYIAACAAALSAFVALLHWAYRWSHPRSRGRLPPGSMGIPLLGETMQFFAPNPTCDVSPFVKERVRRYGSIFKTSIVGRQVVVSADPDMNYFVFQQEGKLFESWYPDTFTEIFGRDNVGSLHGFMYKYLKTLVLRLYGQENLKAVLLAETDAACRGSLASWAAQPSVELKEGLSTMIFDLTAKKLIGYEPSKSSESLRKNFVAFIRGLISFPVNIPGTAYHECMEGRKNAMKVLKGMMKERMADPERRCEDFFDHVIQELRREKPLLTETIALDLMFVLLFASFETTALALTLGVKLLTDSPKVVDALREEHDAIAKNRNDPDAPVTWAEYRSMTFTNQVIMEMVRLANIVPGIFRKALQDVEIKGYTIPAGWGVMVCPPAVHLNPDIYEDPLAFNPWRWQGKPEITGGTKHFMAFGGGLRFCVGTDLSRVLMATFIHHLVTKYSWRTVKGGNVVRTPGLGFPDGFHIQLFPRN, from the exons ATGCAACCATATCTTCAGCTAGCTTCTGCCTGcctcgccgccaccaccaccaccaccctctCTGGGAACCTTCTTGTCACCTCGGAGGCCATGGCTCCCATGGCCTATATAGCTGCCTGTGCCGCGGCATTGTCGGCCTTCGTAGCTCTGCTCCACTGGGCGTACCGATGGAGCCACCCCAGGTCGAGAGGCAGGCTTCCGCCGGGCTCCATGGGCATCCCTCTCCTGGGCGAGACGATGCAGTTCTTCGCGCCCAACCCGACCTGCGACGTGTCCCCGTTCGTGAAGGAGAGGGTGAGGCGGTACGGGAGCATCTTCAAGACGAGCATCGTGGGGCGGCAGGTGGTGGTGTCGGCGGACCCGGACATGAACTACTTCGTGTTCCAGCAGGAGGGGAAGCTGTTCGAGAGCTGGTACCCGGACACCTTCACCGAGATCTTCGGCCGCGACAACGTCGGCTCCCTGCACGGATTCATGTACAAGTACCTCAAGACCCTGGTGCTCCGCCTCTACGGCCAGGAGAACCTCAAGGCGGTGCTCCTCGCCGAGACGGACGCCGCCTGCCGCGGCAGCCTCGCCTCGTGGGCGGCGCAGCCCAGCGTCGAGCTCAAGGAAGGCCTCTCCACA ATGATATTTGATCTTACCGCCAAGAAGCTGATCGGCTACGAGCCGTCCAAGTCGTCCGAGAGCCTGAGGAAGAACTTCGTGGCGTTCATTCGCGGGCTGATTTCTTTCCCCGTCAACATCCCCGGCACGGCCTACCATGAATGCATGGAG GGGCGGAAGAACGCGATGAAGGTGCTCAAGGGCATGATGAAGGAGCGGATGGCGGATCCCGAGCGGCGTTGCGAGGACTTCTTCGACCACGTGATCCAGGAGCTCCGCAGGGAGAAGCCGCTCCTGACGGAGACCATCGCGCTGGACCTCATGTTCGTGCTCCTCTTCGCCAGCTTCGAGACCACGGCGCTGGCGCTCACCCTCGGCGTCAAGCTCCTCACCGACAGCCCCAAAGTCGTCGACGCGTTGAGG GAGGAGCACGACGCGATCGCCAAGAACAGGAACGACCCGGATGCGCCCGTCACGTGGGCCGAGTACAGATCGATGACCTTCACGAATCAG GTCATCATGGAGATGGTGAGGCTCGCAAACATCGTGCCGGGGATATTTCGGAAGGCCCTGCAAGACGTTGAGATCAAAG GCTACACGATCCCGGCGGGGTGGGGTGTCATGGTGTGCCCACCGGCGGTGCACTTGAACCCTGACATCTACGAAGACCCGTTGGCGTTCAACCCATGGAGGTGGCAG GGAAAACCTGAAATTACCGGTGGAACGAAGCATTTCATGGCGTTTGGAGGTGGGCTACGATTCTGCGTCGGGACTGACCTTAGCAGGGTCTTGATGGCAACATTCATCCACCACTTGGTTACAAAGTACAG TTGGAGGACGGTAAAAGGAGGGAACGTGGTCCGGACCCCCGGTCTCGGCTTTCCTGATGGCTTCCACATCCAACTCTTCCCCAGAAATTGA